The Fretibacterium sp. OH1220_COT-178 genome includes a region encoding these proteins:
- the ftsY gene encoding signal recognition particle-docking protein FtsY, whose amino-acid sequence MMAFFSRLKDSLKGVKDRWSGGIASLFSGKAFDDGFWEELEDRLISGDVGAELSEELVGTLKREARQRGISSPEALKEVFVSLISEELLSVPGTGLPFEPDEGDTPLVLLMIGVNGSGKTTSAGKLATQFLKRGKRVVMAAADTFRAAAIEQLQVWGERAGVRVVAQSQGSDPAAVAFDAWQAARASGADVLIVDTAGRLHAKHNLMEELRKVHRVLEREAGEARLRTVLVLDSVLGQNSVAQAETFNSILPLSAVILTKYDNTAKGGVVLSVARKLKVPVRYIGLGEGADDLSPFDPVEFAAALMESEPPR is encoded by the coding sequence ATGATGGCGTTTTTCTCTCGGCTGAAGGATAGCCTCAAGGGGGTCAAGGATCGGTGGAGCGGCGGGATCGCGTCGCTCTTCTCCGGAAAGGCCTTCGACGACGGGTTCTGGGAGGAGCTCGAGGATCGCCTGATCTCGGGCGACGTGGGCGCGGAGCTCTCGGAGGAGCTGGTCGGGACCCTGAAGCGGGAGGCGCGGCAGCGGGGGATCTCCAGCCCCGAGGCCCTGAAGGAGGTCTTCGTGTCCCTGATCTCCGAGGAGCTGCTCTCGGTCCCCGGAACGGGCCTTCCGTTCGAGCCCGACGAGGGCGACACTCCCCTCGTCCTGCTGATGATCGGCGTCAACGGCAGCGGAAAGACGACCTCGGCGGGCAAGCTGGCCACGCAGTTTCTGAAGCGCGGGAAGCGCGTCGTGATGGCGGCGGCGGACACCTTCCGGGCCGCGGCCATCGAGCAGCTCCAGGTGTGGGGCGAGCGGGCCGGGGTGCGGGTCGTCGCCCAGAGCCAGGGCAGCGACCCGGCGGCCGTGGCCTTCGACGCCTGGCAGGCCGCCCGCGCCTCCGGGGCCGACGTCCTGATCGTGGATACGGCGGGGCGTCTGCACGCCAAGCACAACCTCATGGAGGAGCTGCGGAAGGTCCATCGCGTGCTCGAACGGGAGGCGGGAGAGGCTCGGCTGCGGACGGTCCTCGTCCTGGACTCCGTCCTGGGGCAGAACTCCGTGGCTCAGGCCGAGACCTTCAACTCCATCCTGCCGCTGTCCGCGGTGATCCTGACCAAATACGACAACACCGCCAAGGGCGGGGTGGTCCTCTCCGTCGCGCGCAAGCTCAAGGTCCCGGTGCGCTACATCGGGTTGGGCGAGGGGGCGGACGACCTCAGCCCGTTCGATCCCGTGGAGTTCGCCGCCGCATTGATGGAAAGCGAGCCCCCTCGATGA
- a CDS encoding DUF4416 family protein — MSGPLVKRVAGVLYPDSEEERFAWVVEEASRLWGAPDLVGDAVPFDLTDYYRDIAPRLLRRFVCFAGLVDAGGLPDWKLASCALEARSRAPRAVNVDPGYVDGARLVLASTKDHAHRVWLRDGVYAEVTLRFRFGRWQSFDYTFPDFREGRYDGFLSEARRLWLVETGRGKRRRTRGGRPPQRSDVG, encoded by the coding sequence GTGAGCGGGCCCCTCGTGAAGCGCGTCGCCGGGGTGCTCTACCCCGACTCCGAGGAGGAGCGCTTCGCCTGGGTGGTCGAGGAGGCCTCCCGGCTCTGGGGCGCCCCGGACCTCGTGGGGGACGCCGTGCCCTTCGACCTGACGGATTACTATCGGGACATCGCGCCGCGCCTTCTGCGGCGTTTCGTCTGTTTCGCGGGGTTGGTCGACGCCGGAGGGCTCCCGGACTGGAAGCTCGCGTCGTGCGCGCTGGAGGCCCGGAGCCGGGCCCCCCGTGCGGTCAACGTCGATCCGGGCTATGTGGACGGCGCCCGTCTCGTGCTGGCCTCGACGAAGGACCACGCGCACCGAGTATGGCTCCGGGACGGCGTCTACGCCGAGGTGACGCTGCGCTTTCGGTTCGGCCGCTGGCAGAGCTTCGATTACACCTTTCCGGACTTCCGGGAGGGGCGCTACGACGGGTTCCTGTCGGAGGCGCGCCGGCTCTGGCTTGTGGAGACGGGCCGGGGCAAGCGCCGCAGGACTCGCGGGGGCCGCCCTCCACAAAGGAGTGATGTGGGATGA
- the purB gene encoding adenylosuccinate lyase, with amino-acid sequence MIDRYTTKEFARLWSDENRLSVMLEVELAVCRAWCEMGRIPEDALREILAGARFSVERVREIEGEVQHDVVAFVSAVAENVGRSGRYLHLGLTSSDVLDTASSIMLRDSLDLIAAEVGELDAAVLDLARRYRRLPCVGRTHGVHAEPTTLGLKFLNWHAELKRDLERLALAREHIACGKISGAVGTYALCPPELEARVCELLGLTPAAVSSQILQRDRHAEVLNALALLGCAMERMATEVRHLQRTEVREACEPFGKGQKGSSAMPHKRNPIKCERVCGMARLLRGYALTGMENVALWHERDISHSSTERVLWPDAFNAAGFMLREMTGVLRGLVVDEARVSGNIDLTGGLVYSQRVLTFLLDELGLSREAAYAVVQENAMRTIRGDGRFLDLLLRDGRIQGLVEPDRLEALFENGFYLRHVDAVFDRFADD; translated from the coding sequence ATGATCGATCGCTACACGACGAAGGAGTTTGCCCGGCTATGGAGCGACGAAAACCGTCTCTCCGTGATGCTGGAGGTGGAGCTGGCCGTGTGTCGGGCATGGTGCGAGATGGGCCGGATCCCCGAGGACGCCCTGAGGGAGATCCTGGCGGGGGCGCGTTTCTCCGTGGAGCGGGTCCGCGAGATCGAGGGCGAGGTGCAGCACGACGTCGTCGCCTTCGTCAGCGCCGTGGCGGAGAACGTGGGCAGGAGCGGCCGCTATCTGCACCTGGGGCTCACGAGCAGCGATGTGCTGGATACGGCGAGCTCCATCATGCTGCGCGACTCCCTGGACCTGATCGCCGCGGAGGTCGGGGAGCTGGATGCCGCGGTGCTGGATTTGGCGCGGCGCTACAGGCGCCTGCCCTGTGTGGGGCGCACGCATGGGGTCCACGCCGAGCCGACGACCCTGGGGCTGAAGTTCCTGAACTGGCACGCGGAGCTGAAGCGCGACCTGGAGCGCCTGGCCCTGGCGCGGGAGCATATCGCCTGCGGCAAGATCTCCGGCGCGGTGGGGACCTACGCCCTCTGCCCTCCGGAGCTCGAGGCGCGGGTCTGCGAGCTCCTGGGCCTGACCCCCGCGGCGGTCTCCAGCCAGATCCTCCAGCGCGACCGACATGCCGAGGTGCTGAATGCGCTGGCCCTCTTGGGCTGTGCGATGGAGCGGATGGCGACCGAGGTCCGGCACCTTCAGCGAACGGAGGTCCGGGAGGCCTGCGAGCCGTTCGGCAAGGGGCAGAAGGGCTCGAGCGCGATGCCCCACAAGCGGAACCCCATCAAGTGCGAGCGCGTCTGCGGCATGGCCCGCCTCCTGCGCGGCTATGCCCTGACCGGGATGGAGAACGTGGCGCTCTGGCACGAGCGGGACATCAGCCACTCCTCGACGGAGCGCGTCCTGTGGCCGGACGCCTTCAACGCCGCCGGCTTCATGCTGCGCGAGATGACGGGCGTGCTGAGGGGGCTGGTGGTGGACGAGGCGCGCGTCAGCGGCAACATCGACCTGACGGGAGGGCTGGTCTACAGCCAGAGGGTGCTGACCTTCCTGCTCGACGAGCTCGGCCTCTCCCGCGAGGCGGCTTATGCGGTCGTCCAGGAGAACGCGATGCGCACGATCCGGGGCGACGGACGCTTTCTGGATCTGCTGCTGCGGGACGGGCGGATCCAGGGGCTGGTGGAGCCGGATCGTCTGGAGGCCCTGTTCGAGAACGGGTTCTACCTTCGGCACGTCGATGCCGTCTTCGACCGTTTCGCGGACGACTGA